CGGCCGTGCCGGAGAATCGCGATCGCACGACAACCGCCGAGATGAAGCAACGGTACGGCGAGATCACGATGCTCGAATTCCCGCAGTTCGTGAAGGACCGGTTTCCTGGTGTGCGGAAGATGGATATCTTCTCGGGCCTGTTCGGCGATGTGACGGACGACAGTATGTTCATCACGGCCGCACAAGGCGGGGGTGGCGGCGCCGGCTTCGATCCCATGAGCGCATCGGGCCGCAAGTGGCTGGACCAGATGGCCAACACGCTCGTGAAGACGGGTACGAAGGTGCAGCACATTTCGAATAACGCGCCGTTTGCACTCGCCGACTTCGGGTCGCCTGAAGCCGACGCGCGTCGCAAGGCCGGCGTGGCGATGGCCAAGCGCTGGCTCGAGGGCTGCGCCGTGCTTGGCGTGGTCTCGATGCGGATGAACTCACCGCAGGCGCTGGGCCCGTCCATTCGCCCGAATGCCATCCCCCGGAGTGCCGACGGGTATCCGCGCAACCTCGATCTTGTGCCGTTGCTGGACGCAGCGATCGAGTCCTACAGGGAGATGGCCGACTTCGGGGGTGACCGCGGCATCAAGGTCACGTTTGAAAATCACTGGGGCCTTGCGGCCGACCCGATGAATCTGCGGATCATGGTCGACACGATCAACCATCCCTACTGCGACGTCACGCCGGACTTCTGCAACTGGGAGCACGAGTACATGCTCTTCAACGGCCTTAAGGCTCTGGTGCCGTACTCCACCTCCAACGTGCACGCGAAGTATTGGGACCGGTGGGGCGACAAAAACGACGTGCAGCGCGGCGTGCGCATCATGCTGGCGGGCGGCTTCAAGGGTACGTTTGCGCTGGAGTACGAAGCCGGCCCACTCAACGGCGTCGAGGGCGCAACGTATCTCTACAAGGAAGTGCTCGCCGCGCTCACGACGCCCACGCCGGTACGCTGAAGCCGACCGTGACGCGGCTCGGGCTCAGCGGTTTGAGTACTGCGCGATCAGCGCGTTCACTGTGCCGTCGGCCTTGTACTTCGCGATGGCCTTGTTGATCTGATCGAGATAGATCACAAACGGCGATTTCTTCGAGATCGTGATGTAAAACGGTTCTTCGGCGACGAACTTCGGCAGACTCTCGAACTTCGAAGTTTCGCCGGTCTTCTTCAGCTGGTCATTCCCCGCATACAGGGAGTAGATGAAGTAGTCGGCCTGACCGGTCGCGACGAGGTTGAACGCCTGCGCGGCCGTGGTGGCGCGGATCAATTGCAGGCTGGCCGCGGCGAAGTCGTCGAATTGCTGCCCGTAACTGTCGCCAATCATCGCCACGCCCTTTTTGCCGACCAGCACATTCCACGTGTCAAACGGGAACGGCTTGCCCTTGGCGACAAACAACGCCACGGGGTCGGTGGTGTAGGGATCGGAATAGAGCATGTAGGTGAGGCGGTCGGTCGTCTTGTAGGCCGCGACGAGCACATCCACTTCCCCGGACCTGGCCTTGGCCTGCACTTCATCCCAGGTGCCCGAATAGGGAAACGTCGTCCTGAGATCGAGGTCGGCGAAGATCCTGCCGGCCAGCGCCGCACCGGCGCCATCAATCACCGCACCGCTGCGAAACATGATGGGCGGCCATTCCGGGTGCCCGGAGATCTTGACGGATTCAAGCGCCGCAGGCTGCACCGGCGTGGACGAGCTGCTGCAGGCGGTGACGGTCAGGACGAGGGCGGCGATCGACGCGATCGTCGCGATGGGAGTGACAAGTCTGCGTTTCATGCCCATTTAACTTACCTTGTGTCAGGGTCTCCGTCCCAGGCGCTTCGCGGTATTGTTCACGCAGCATGAGACTCACAATCCCTACCGCCATCGCCCTCGGAGCCGTGATGTGGGCCCAGGCACCGGCATCGGTGCCAGTCACGCCGCACATCACCCGCGGTGCATTCTCGTTCGCGTATGACGAGCGGGGCATCTCGCAACTGAAGCATCCCGCCGATCCGTTCGGTGCCATGGTCACGACGCCGGCGCCCGTCGGTCGGGGCGGCGGCCGGGGCGCGGCGGTGCAGCCGGCGGCCCCCCAGCGGGCGGCCACCCTCGGGTTGATGATCGCGTATCAGGTGGGCGGCAAGCCCGATTGGACCAGCGTGGCCACGCGGGGCGCGATGACCGCCACCCCGGAAACCGGCACGGTCCGCTATTCGACCTCGGGGGCCGGGCCGCTCGCGATCACCGAGACCTACAGCACAGATGGCCGGGCGCTCGACTGGAACATCGACCTGGCGGCGGTCGGCTCGGCCGTACGCGTGGGCGACTTCGGTATCAGCCTGCCCGTGCAGGGCCCCACGGGCGAGAACCCTGCGCAGATCTTCGAACGCGGATTCCTGAAACAGCAGTTTGTGTCCGGCGCAGGTTCCTTCTTCTTCTATGTTCGCGCTTCGGGGGCACCACCTTTCCTGCTGGTCACCGCCAAGCCTGGAACGAAGCTCGAGTACTTCTCCGCCGCCGGCCGCGCGGGCGGAACGATGTTCGTGCACTCGGCGAAGTCGGGCAGCGAAGAGACGCGAGGCACGTGGCGGCAGGCGCACACCGCGTTGAGCTTGAAGGCCGGCGCGAAAGCCAGCTACGGGTTCCGCCTCCAGTGGGCTTCCAGCTACGACGAACTCCGCGACCTGCTGTATGCCAACGGCCTGTTCGACTTACGCGTGGTGCCCGGCATGACCGTGCCGTCGGACTTGTCCGCGAAGTTCTCCCTCCGCACGAAGGCGCAGATCGAGTCTGTCACGGCGGAGTTCCCGGGCCAGACCACGATTACGCCGTTGGGTTCGCCGGCGTCGCCCGGCGGCAGCCGCGCAGACACCCACCTCTACGAGGTCACCTTCCGCAAACTCGGCGAGAACATGCTGACCATCACGCACGATGGCGGACGTAAGACGTATCTCGAGTTCTTCGCTGCGGAGCCGATGGAGACGCTGATCAAGAAGCGGGCATCGTTCCTGGTCAATCGCCAGCAGGTGAAGGATCCCACCAAGTGGTGGAACGGTGTCTACGGCCCCTACGACATGAAGGCGAAAGTCGTGCGCACCATCGACGATCCCGACATCTTTGTCGACCGCATGGTCTACGCCCTGACGGCTGATGATCCCGGCCTGGCGAAAGCGCCCTACATCGCCGCCAAAAACGTCACCTTTCCGGACAGGGCCGAGATCGAATCGCTGGAGTACTACATCAAGCACTTTGTCTGGGGCGGCCTCCAGCGCAAGGATGATGAACGGCCGTATCCGTACGGCATCTACGGCACGCCGCACTGGTTCATCAATCGCGATCCCGAGCGGCGCAAGGCCTACGCAGACTCACTGGCCAATGGCGCCACGGCCAAGGCCGACCTCTCCAAGGAGCACGTCTGGCGCAACTACGACTATCCGCATGTGGTGATGCTGTATTTCCACATGTACCAGATCGCGAAGATGTATCCGGAGATGTCGACCTATCTCGACGCGGCCGGCTACCTCACGCGCGCATGGGAAACCGCTCGCGCGTTCTACACCTATCCGTACGAGATCTATCCCTCTTACTACGACACCTATAAATGGGGGCTCTATAACGAGTTGGTCGTACTCGACGTGATCGACGCGCTGAAGGCCGAGGGGCATCCGGAGCAGGCGAACTGGCTGACAGGGGAGTGGGAAAAGAAGACCAAGTATTTCGTGTATGACGATGCATATCCGTTCCGGAGCGAGTATGCGTTCGATCGAACGGCGTTCGAGTCTACGTATGCGCTGGCGAAGTACGGCGCCACGCACGATATGCCGCCCGACCGGAACCTGTGGTTCGACCTCAAGCTGAAGACGTGGTGGTCCCACCCGTCAGTGAAGCGCGAGGACGCGCGGGCGTTTATGGATCGCCAGCTGGCGTCGGGCCTCGTGGTGCGCGGCTGGCTCAATCCCGCGTATTACACGCTCGGCGCCGATCCAGGCGTGAGCTACATGGCCGCGATGGGCGGGTGGGGTGTGCTCGACTATGCGGTCAACTTCGCGCCCAGTCCCTACGACTGGCTGCAGCTGGGGTACGCGTCGTATCTCAGTTCGTGGAGCCTGGTGAATAGCGGCACGGCCGAGTCCGGCTACGGCGCGTGGTTCCCCGGCAAGGAGAACGACGGTGCCGCGGGCTGGCAGTTCATGAGCGCCAAGGCCGGCAGCGCGTGGATGGGATCGAGTGTGCCCGGCGGCGTCACCGTGCCGCGCGGGCCGTGGCACTACGACGGCGAAATTGATCTTGGCTTTGGCGGCGCGCTCCGCATGGCCGCCACCGTCGTGACCAACGACCCGACATTCGGCTGGACCGCGTACGGCGGCGTGGGGAAAGACGACGGGACGCGGCTGTTGATCAACCCTCGCGACGGCGTCCGCCGCCGGCTCGCGGTGGTGACGCAGGACCGTGCGCTGCCGTTTGCCGACAGCCTGTCAAGGTTGAAGGTGGAGCTGGAGCGCGATGGATTTGCCGCGGCCGGAGACATCGCGGTGGACAAGTCGCTGGAGGCCATCACGTTCACGATCGAGAACCGCACGGGCAGCGCGCACCGGACGGGCATTCGTCTGTCGTTCCCGCTCAACGCGACTTATGTGTTGACCGCGGGAGGCGATCCCGTGGCGTTGGTCCCCACAGGAAACCCGGACTATCCGTGGCGGGCGGAGGTGGCGGTGAGCGGGGCGGCGAGCGTCGTCGAATTACGCCGTCAACGCACGACCCTGAAACCGTAGTCCGTATACCGGAACGAGGGATCGATCCGGCTGCGCTGCGCGCAGCGGCTCACGGTGATGGCGTGTCGCCACGCCCCGCCCCGCGACACACGCCGCCGCCCTGTCTCAGGACCGCGCGGATCGTGCGTGGGCGATGTGGCGTAGTAGTCGGCCCCATACCAATCGGCGCACCACTCGTGAATGTTCGCGCCAATCCCGAAGAGGCCGAAGCCGTTGGGCTCCCCGAGCGTGACCGGCCACGGACCCGCACGCGCACCCCGGCCGCCGTTAGGCACCCACGCGGGAATCTCATCACCCCACGGATACTGCACGCCAGCCAATCCGCCCCGCGCCGCCCATTCCCACTCTGCTTCGGTCGGCAGGCGCACGGGCTCGCCGGCATTCGACCGCCACCGGCAATAGGCCTGAGCATCCA
This sequence is a window from Acidobacteriota bacterium. Protein-coding genes within it:
- a CDS encoding transporter substrate-binding domain-containing protein, which translates into the protein MKRRLVTPIATIASIAALVLTVTACSSSSTPVQPAALESVKISGHPEWPPIMFRSGAVIDGAGAALAGRIFADLDLRTTFPYSGTWDEVQAKARSGEVDVLVAAYKTTDRLTYMLYSDPYTTDPVALFVAKGKPFPFDTWNVLVGKKGVAMIGDSYGQQFDDFAAASLQLIRATTAAQAFNLVATGQADYFIYSLYAGNDQLKKTGETSKFESLPKFVAEEPFYITISKKSPFVIYLDQINKAIAKYKADGTVNALIAQYSNR
- a CDS encoding SUMF1/EgtB/PvdO family nonheme iron enzyme, whose amino-acid sequence is MTMFVPIPAGRFLMGSDTGQDDERPVHEVSVEAFECAVYPVTQAEYARFLGATGHDAPREWLGEITVTDLPVTGVSWLDAQAYCRWRSNAGEPVRLPTEAEWEWAARGGLAGVQYPWGDEIPAWVPNGGRGARAGPWPVTLGEPNGFGLFGIGANIHEWCADWYGADYYATSPTHDPRGPETGRRRVSRGGAWRHAITVSRCAQRSRIDPSFRYTDYGFRVVR
- a CDS encoding TIM barrel protein, with translation MPENRDRTTTAEMKQRYGEITMLEFPQFVKDRFPGVRKMDIFSGLFGDVTDDSMFITAAQGGGGGAGFDPMSASGRKWLDQMANTLVKTGTKVQHISNNAPFALADFGSPEADARRKAGVAMAKRWLEGCAVLGVVSMRMNSPQALGPSIRPNAIPRSADGYPRNLDLVPLLDAAIESYREMADFGGDRGIKVTFENHWGLAADPMNLRIMVDTINHPYCDVTPDFCNWEHEYMLFNGLKALVPYSTSNVHAKYWDRWGDKNDVQRGVRIMLAGGFKGTFALEYEAGPLNGVEGATYLYKEVLAALTTPTPVR